The sequence below is a genomic window from Chiroxiphia lanceolata isolate bChiLan1 chromosome 8, bChiLan1.pri, whole genome shotgun sequence.
TTTAAATCAAGGTAAGCAAGGTAGATACACTTAATCTCAGAGCGAGTGCAGGTAATGACCAGTTAAAAGGACCTCCttcataatcacagaatcacaaaatcatagaatgttcaagggttggaatggaccttaaagatcatctagtcccaaccctcctgcctcccactagagcaggttgctcaaggccttatccaactGGCTTTGAACGCTGCCAAGCTGAGGCATCCACAAtccttgggcaacctgttctggtgtttcaccatcctcataataaagaaattcttcctgatatctgacctaaatttcccctctttcaatttgtacccattactccttgtcctatcactacagaATCTAATTTATTGTCCTTTCACTACAGATTCTAATATCCTCATTACTAGCAGCAAAACAACTTGAAATTTTAGGGAATTTGTGAAATGGGATTTCGAATGTTTTTCCAACACTTTTCTCAGTGTGTGCATATGGATCTGTGGGAGTTTTTTTACCAGATTAAGCCTATTGAAAGGTGATGAGCAGAATTATATTCACAGTTTCACAGTAGGAATACATGTGCAAACTAAAGAAACCTCTTCTCtgtcttccctctcccctcatGTCCGCTGGCATTGCTTCACAGTGCTTATGTACCTGGTCATGGGCAGTTGTGGTCAACCAGATGGCCAAAACTGCCCCTGGGTTGCTCTGCTTCTCTGGCTGGTCTCACCTCAGCATCAGGCATCTCCTCATGCCATCACAACTTTCAGCTTAGCAGCCTGGAAAAAACCTCTTCGGGATCAGTGTGTGCTTCCAGAACTTTGTCCCGCACACTTACCTGTGATCTCAGATACTTTCAGctcaggaaggaaggaactaGGAACCATCAGGTTGATTATGGCTACCAATAGTTTGATTATAGCTTCTAACTCCCTCATCTTATCGAAATGTGAATGTCAAAGGAAATTGTTTCTTCCCAAAAGACTCCTTCAAAGGGGAGGTCCTGCCACTCCACTCCCTTTGGCAGCTCTGGCTTCGACTGGTCACACAGGGCTTGTATGGCCCCTTTAGCCCACTGTCTCTTAACAGATACCTCCAGAAGGACTCCTGAAGGCAGTATCAAAGCCTCTGGCTCTCTCTGGAGATCAAAGCTGATGGCACCATTGCCACCTGTCCAAATCAGCTCCTGGAGGAATGAGTGGAATTCATCTGAGCACTGACAATGCTGTAATGACAAAGGCAGCTGACTTGCAGCAGGGCTGCATGAGACAATGGCAGGAACACAATTCAATGTCAGTAAAGTGGTGGTGTGTCTTAATGTCCCCTATTTGAATGATTTTCCACTACAGGTTGTGTTTCCAGTCAGCCCATCCTTGATGGCAGCACTTGCAAATCTATCAAATAGGCTGTTGCCCACTCTGCATCACATTTCACATCACAGAAATACCATCACTCTGGTTTGATTTACCCTCTTGCAATACTACATCTCACATTGCTACATGCTCTGCTGCAGGCCCATGAGCCACAGGGGGTTTGGGATTGCAGGAAGATGCTGGgttccaaaagcagaaaatccaAATTCCTGTGCAGTCTCAAGGGCTGTGACACCACCCCCtgggcctggggcagggagcagaTGGGGGTGAGGGGAGAAACCATGCAGGGGAGACACAGCACACCCCAGCAAGGGCCACAGGTGACCCAGTCATCTTGAACAGAGGCACCTGGAGGGGTTGCAAGTGAGCTTCTGCCATCACCCTGCATGTTATCCACACccctgggagaggggacaccactgcatcccactgctgccagcacagctcagctggcacagggaggcttggagcagctcctgccagcctggtttcctgcccacagctgggggagctgctgagggacagCATTTCAGAGACCTTTATGCTATTTGCAGCTTGGCCCTAACCCAAGAGGACTACAGGAATATTGTTAGTCTTCTGCCTTAGATCCTGGGCTAAGGAATGGACTCTGGGTAGAtatgcaaatttaatttctaacCAATCCAAAACACTCCCTCATTGAGGTATTTAGGTTTCATAGTCATCCTTGCTTCTTCCCGTCCCCAAACCCCATGTCTGTACTGAGTAATATCCAAAACAGATAGGAAGGATCCCTGTATCTTATCGTGGTAATACCTCCTTGCCTCTGACTCcagtcaaagaagaaaagacattttttaaacatgacGTCTGCCTGTCATTCTCCATTAGAAGTGGAGGTGCTGGGGAAGATAAGCATGGGAATTGCGTTGTCATAATTGAGCCCTGAAGACAAATGTCAGGAATGAGGACTAATTAGAAGTGGAAAGGACTTACAATGTTTCTGTACAAAGGAAATGCCACCAGACCTCGTTTACAGCACCACACTGGCCATAATGCAGTTTGTAGCGGGtccaattttcttctttctccaggcaaacattttcttcagctctCCCCTGAAGCTGTCGTGGAGCCAGGCGTAGAGGAAGGCGTTGGTGCAAGCAGACATCATGGCAAACCAGTGGCACAGCAGCTGGATAAAGTTGAAATACTGCTTGTCAATCAGGCTGATGTCTATGTCCTTTATCACGTTGAAGATGTGCAGAGGCAGCCAACAGACTCCAAAGGCTGCCACCACGAAGACCAGCAGGCGAAAAGTCTTCCTCCTCCGTGCACGGTCCCACTCAGCCTGGCCCTGGGTGACATTGCCCGGCACCACACGGTTCTTCAGCTTGACCGAGATCCTCAGGTAGGACAGGGAGATGACAGCCAAAGGCAACACATAGGTGATGATGAGGGTGCTGTAGGCGTAAGCCAAGCGATCCCTTTTCATGTGGAACCAAAACTCCTCGCAGATGGAGAAGTCCAGCTCCGGGAACTCCGCGTGGTAAGTGTGGACTAAGGCTGGGGCAGCCAGggtgcagctcagcagccaaATAGCAGCCAGGATGTAAGCACAGACAGGGATGGTGAGCCTCCTGCGGAAGGGGTACACCATGGCACAGTACCTGTCCACAGCTATGACAGTCAGGGTGAACACAGACACGAACACCGTGACGGGCTgcatcaggaaaacaaagtagCACATGAACCGCCCGTACACCCACCCCCGGGGCTCGAAGGCATAGGCGAGTGTCAGGGGCACACAGGTTGCACACATGAGCATGTCTGAGAAAGCCAGATTGCCCACGAGAAAGTTGGTGACattgtgcattttttttgtcttgcagaTAACATAAATGAGCAGGTAATTCCCAATGACACCGATGAAAACCACCAGGGAGTAGCAGGGGATGATTAGGGGCTTGAAGGACTGAACAAACTGGAGACCTGAGAATAAATTGCTGGCGTTGCTGTGAATTGCAGAGAGGAAGCTTTGGGAGGTTAAATTGTCCGAATTcatcattttcctccttttgttgtCTGCCTTCAGCTGAGTGAAGTAGTTACCGCTGCGCTACTCCCTCACTCAATCAGTGGGGATAATGAATGGGTTACTGGCTGTCCAGAGGTTACCACATGGATAGTAAACAAGCATCCGTAAAAGCAAAAGGTGAAGTTGCAATCCTCGAGAAGCAGCTTCCAGCAATTCCTaggaaaaatcaaatacaaCCAATTTCCATTAAATTCCTCCTGTGTTTACTATTAAATTCAGGTTTTGACAGCATGCCACTTAATAAACATTTAATGCACAAGTACTTACTGCTGTGGGTTTTTAATCCCATACGATTTTCCTGGGGATGCCAAGAAGTGCCCTAGATGTCTGTCTTCTGCAAATGCAGGAGcgtggatgtgtgtgtgtgtgtcagagagagagagagagagagaatatatGAGGGAGAAAGAGGGTGATGCGCATTTACAAGCTAAGTGCAGATCAGTGTTTTTAAACAGTCTTACTCCCAGGTCAGGACAGATTTGTGTATAAGCTTTTCTCCCTATTGGCTGTCCTGGGTATTGCGTTGCTCTTTGCGTGCTTCTTGCTGATAGTAATTAGTTCTAGAACATCCTTTCAAaaattcccttctccttccagtGCATCTATAATTGCCCCTCACAGCTAAAAATCAATTTACAGTCATTAACACGAGCCTGCACAGCATCTAATCCCAGATTCACTTTACCACAGCCCCCAGAGTGTCCAAAAAAGCTACCTGTGAATTTGCTGCTATAATGTGACTGTGAAAGAGAATTTTAATAATATGCTGAAGGCAAATAAATGTTTATGCCACTAGAGGGTCTCAGCTATGTACCTGGTGAATGAAGTTAGGCTTAGAAATGTGCATTTAGCATGTAGCTCAAAGGaacttattttatttgcatttgttttccatcATGGTACAATGCTTGCTTACCCACTGTGACTATTTTCTGTAGGATTTGCACATCTTTAAACACATGTGAGCATCTGAAAGGAAATACTGGTATCCAAAAAGATTAGCTGTAAAGGTTTACCTGCCCTGAACTAAAGCATACTGTTTCTAATATTCCAGCTACCCAAAAGTATTTGGGGTGTTTCTTTATTCCTGCAGTAGATTTGTTAACCTTTTCTGTACCAGACCACAAGTACTAACTGGTCTGTAAATACATCTGTACTTGTTCTGCTTGGTTCAGACATTAGAAAGCATCCAGCTCTTGCCTATTTTTCTAATTCTCTCTTAACTCCTCTCCACCTCAATCTGGCACCAATACCTCAGCTGTcaataaaacaatgaaaatccACTACATCCATCTGTACCAGCTAGGGAaactagaaaagaaatggagCAACCTAACTTCAGAATACTTCAGAGCAGATAACATTGCTAAGTTTTGCAAGACACAATTTTAAATGATAGTTTATGTCCTAATCTGTTAGACTAAGGAAATATTGAGCCATTATTTTCTATGAGACTGTAGGCAGAACCATATCCTTCTTTTGATTTGATGTAATTTGACATAAA
It includes:
- the PRLHR gene encoding prolactin-releasing peptide receptor, whose protein sequence is MMNSDNLTSQSFLSAIHSNASNLFSGLQFVQSFKPLIIPCYSLVVFIGVIGNYLLIYVICKTKKMHNVTNFLVGNLAFSDMLMCATCVPLTLAYAFEPRGWVYGRFMCYFVFLMQPVTVFVSVFTLTVIAVDRYCAMVYPFRRRLTIPVCAYILAAIWLLSCTLAAPALVHTYHAEFPELDFSICEEFWFHMKRDRLAYAYSTLIITYVLPLAVISLSYLRISVKLKNRVVPGNVTQGQAEWDRARRRKTFRLLVFVVAAFGVCWLPLHIFNVIKDIDISLIDKQYFNFIQLLCHWFAMMSACTNAFLYAWLHDSFRGELKKMFAWRKKKIGPATNCIMASVVL